A genome region from Arachis duranensis cultivar V14167 chromosome 8, aradu.V14167.gnm2.J7QH, whole genome shotgun sequence includes the following:
- the LOC107463321 gene encoding adenine phosphoribosyltransferase 5 — protein MFAEENGLKGDPRLQAISQAIRVVPHFPKQGIMFQDITTLLLDHKAFKDTVDIFVDRYRDMHISVVAGVEARGFLFGPSIALGIGAKFVPLRKPRKLPGEVISEKYSLEYGTDCLELHVGAVQPGERAIVIDDLVATGGTLSAAIRLLERSGAEVVECACVIGVPDVKGHCRLIGKPLYVLVEPREVDKCSRGSTCVNTKSFDCVSHQGWGG, from the exons ATGTTCGCTGAAGAGAATGGCCTCAAGGGAGACCCAAGGCTTCAAGCCATTTCTCAAGCCATCAGAGTCGTTCCTCACTTCCCCAAGCAag GAATAATGTTTCAGGACATAACGACATTGTTGTTGGATCACAAGGCGTTTAAGGACACGGTCGACATTTTTGTCGATCGTTACAGAGACATGCACATTTCCGTTGTTGCCG GAGTGGAAGCTAGGGGATTCTTGTTTGGTCCCTCAATTGCATTGGGGATTGGTGCAAAATTTGTTCCTTTACGCAAACCAAGGAAGCTGCCAG GCGAAGTAATATCAGAAAAGTATTCTCTAGAATACGGAACTGATTGTTTGGAGTTACATGTTGGTGCTGTCCAGCCGGGTGAACGAGCCATAGTTATCGATGACTTGGTGGCCACAGGTGGAACTCTCTCGGCAGCAATAAGACTTCTAG aACGTTCTGGTGCTGAAGTAGTGGAATGTGCTTGTGTGATCGGTGTGCCGGATGTTAAG GGACACTGTAGGCTTATCGGAAAACCACTCTACGTCCTCGTTGAGCCACGTGAAGTAGATAAATGTTCCAG AGGTAGTACATGCGTAAATACCAAGTCATTCGATTGCGTGTCACATCaaggttggggtggataa